Proteins encoded within one genomic window of Novipirellula galeiformis:
- a CDS encoding tetratricopeptide repeat protein has protein sequence MTNRMQCCRVFGLVVFIACGLGLPADTLQNCWGQDVPEDVATDAQGQQTEPTKALLIETLNKVLSLLEKEDYVSASAHFVLPPNFRPEMLDGFIKRSEISRAGIEVLAQDGVFGNAEQTFGAERAASHAERAKVDREQCYGFYHTTEDATGEVMAFWDGSGFRIVRLDDVGKLSATSGGADPEPASPSTKALPNMAANLATKDAAAVPVGDLAAIAQRLPELESATTENPLDVAARANYAMALYQIGNFPQAWTQLRVAAKLDPKHAGVAKGLAALFSKFESMAVFTVGVQPETVTGLLGEPDQVVDLGNDRERYVYAFYAVDFRDGRVHEVIDLRNATEAMFRPTEIVSVDLDGRGWICGIRNKADGQVTARYYLPGEMISNWTEQVEVQRILGAASIGTIKEIAAKFIAQVKAIQPKMEYQILDVQDDSVIVALELPGSPSFAKRHQLVRLFKANDDVHRLAYSLKVDQPSDETKKKWFAIMKSASLEAVTK, from the coding sequence ATGACGAACCGTATGCAGTGTTGCCGGGTTTTCGGGTTGGTCGTTTTTATCGCGTGCGGGTTAGGGCTGCCTGCAGACACGTTGCAAAATTGCTGGGGGCAAGACGTACCCGAGGATGTCGCGACAGATGCTCAAGGACAGCAAACGGAGCCGACCAAGGCCCTATTGATTGAAACCTTGAACAAGGTCTTGAGCCTGCTGGAAAAGGAAGATTACGTTTCCGCATCGGCGCATTTTGTACTGCCACCGAATTTTCGCCCCGAGATGTTGGATGGATTTATCAAACGAAGCGAAATTTCGCGGGCGGGGATTGAGGTGTTAGCACAGGACGGGGTGTTTGGTAACGCCGAACAGACCTTCGGCGCCGAACGAGCGGCCAGCCATGCAGAACGTGCCAAAGTCGATCGCGAGCAGTGCTATGGTTTCTATCACACTACCGAAGATGCGACCGGCGAGGTGATGGCGTTTTGGGACGGTTCAGGATTCCGAATTGTGCGGCTAGATGACGTTGGGAAACTGTCCGCAACCAGCGGCGGCGCGGATCCTGAACCTGCTAGTCCCAGCACGAAAGCGTTGCCCAATATGGCTGCCAACCTAGCCACAAAGGATGCCGCCGCGGTACCCGTCGGGGATCTGGCAGCCATCGCGCAGCGGTTGCCGGAATTGGAGTCGGCCACGACCGAGAACCCGCTGGACGTCGCTGCTCGAGCGAACTACGCAATGGCGCTTTATCAAATCGGAAACTTCCCGCAAGCCTGGACTCAGTTGCGGGTTGCGGCAAAGCTTGATCCGAAGCATGCAGGAGTCGCTAAAGGGTTGGCGGCTCTGTTCAGCAAATTTGAATCGATGGCTGTTTTTACGGTGGGTGTCCAACCCGAAACCGTCACCGGGTTGTTGGGCGAGCCCGACCAGGTTGTCGATTTAGGGAACGATCGCGAACGTTATGTGTATGCGTTCTACGCGGTCGATTTCCGCGATGGACGCGTTCATGAAGTGATCGATTTGCGCAATGCAACCGAAGCGATGTTTCGCCCCACAGAAATCGTCTCGGTTGATTTGGATGGTCGTGGATGGATTTGTGGCATTCGCAATAAAGCCGATGGGCAAGTCACGGCTCGGTATTACTTGCCTGGAGAAATGATTTCCAACTGGACGGAACAGGTCGAAGTCCAACGGATTTTGGGGGCGGCCAGCATCGGAACGATCAAAGAGATTGCGGCAAAATTCATCGCCCAGGTCAAAGCGATCCAACCGAAAATGGAGTACCAGATCTTAGACGTCCAGGACGACTCCGTGATCGTTGCTCTCGAACTACCGGGCAGCCCTTCGTTTGCCAAACGTCATCAATTGGTCCGGCTGTTCAAGGCCAACGACGACGTGCACCGTCTGGCTTACTCGCTGAAGGTCGACCAGCCATCCGATGAAACCAAAAAGAAATGGTTTGCGATCATGAAGTCGGCATCGCTGGAAGCGGTAACGAAATAG
- a CDS encoding response regulator transcription factor: MSIRILVIEDEPGIADFLVRGLTEEGYVAEHVADGRHAWLRLQSETWDLVLLDWWLPGEDGIQILQRFRQKNRTTPVLFLTARDGVNERVTGLDAGADDYLTKPFAFEELLARVRALLRRPNQSDSLHLDYQDISIDLALQKATRRNVPLDLTAKELSLLTMFLRHPGRVLSRTRIYETVWDESFDGLSNTLEVHVKDLRRKLEKWGPRVIQTRRGQGYILESGNL, encoded by the coding sequence ATGAGCATTCGCATATTAGTGATTGAAGACGAACCTGGGATCGCGGATTTTTTGGTTCGCGGCCTAACGGAGGAGGGCTACGTCGCTGAGCACGTTGCGGATGGGCGGCACGCTTGGCTGCGATTGCAGTCCGAAACCTGGGATTTGGTTTTGTTGGATTGGTGGCTTCCAGGTGAGGACGGCATTCAAATTCTGCAACGATTCCGGCAAAAAAACCGGACCACCCCCGTACTGTTTCTGACCGCACGCGATGGCGTCAACGAACGAGTAACTGGGCTGGACGCCGGAGCGGACGATTATCTGACCAAACCATTCGCGTTCGAGGAATTGCTGGCCCGCGTGCGCGCATTGCTCCGGCGCCCCAACCAATCCGACTCACTGCATTTAGATTACCAGGACATCAGCATCGACTTGGCACTGCAAAAGGCCACTCGCCGAAACGTGCCACTCGACTTGACGGCCAAAGAGTTGTCTTTGTTGACCATGTTCCTGCGGCATCCCGGGCGTGTCCTCTCGCGAACGCGAATCTACGAGACCGTTTGGGACGAAAGCTTTGATGGGCTTTCCAATACGCTTGAAGTGCATGTCAAGGATTTGCGTCGCAAGCTGGAAAAGTGGGGACCGCGTGTCATTCAAACACGCCGAGGACAAGGGTATATCTTGGAGTCAGGCAATCTGTGA
- a CDS encoding sensor histidine kinase — MKLTTRVSAFFLATLAIALGIYSLVFYSLARNHIDYQFEHQLRASLDSLVAAAEVEETEVKWQPLEHSIALGSSEPSDPLRWIVIGDGNFVVEKSTNADDPFTARAMKIASSAPEPQKTFTLNDPPSHQTLFYQRLIAPNPQRVDRQLDEFDELLMMVGRPTMQRDQTVARLGWLVVLVPLAAWLTIAALGRWIVAQALRPLTKMSGEAQKIAGADFQTRLPVHPSKDELSNLGTVFNRLLDRQQIAFEQQRRFAGDAAHELRTPLTVLLGHIDITLRRTRTEAEYTSNLQLLRKQTISLQEIVESLLFLARSDEDGVLPRSESWVISEWLDSHWDSRPHVPRQADLELDNQLDDDTQIAAPASLLSRVLDNLVSNALKYSQSGTRVTVAASCEQGQVVIRVSDSGTGIAQGDLASIFDPFFRTAEARGAGITGNGLGLAIASRIAKSLGGSLECESKLGKGSTFTLRLPQA; from the coding sequence ATGAAATTGACCACACGCGTTTCCGCCTTCTTCCTGGCGACTCTAGCAATCGCGCTGGGCATCTATTCGTTGGTGTTCTACTCGCTAGCCCGAAATCACATTGACTATCAGTTTGAACATCAGTTGCGTGCCTCGCTGGATTCGCTCGTTGCAGCCGCCGAGGTCGAAGAGACCGAGGTGAAATGGCAACCGCTCGAGCATTCGATCGCACTCGGTTCCAGCGAACCGTCCGACCCGTTGCGCTGGATCGTGATTGGCGATGGAAACTTCGTTGTCGAAAAATCGACCAACGCCGACGATCCGTTTACGGCTCGGGCAATGAAGATCGCGAGCTCAGCTCCCGAGCCACAGAAGACGTTCACGTTGAACGATCCCCCATCGCACCAAACCTTATTTTATCAGCGTCTGATTGCTCCCAACCCCCAGCGTGTCGATCGCCAACTGGATGAATTTGATGAACTGTTGATGATGGTCGGTCGGCCCACAATGCAGCGTGACCAAACGGTTGCCCGTCTGGGCTGGTTAGTGGTTCTCGTTCCGCTCGCCGCGTGGCTCACCATCGCAGCACTGGGACGCTGGATTGTAGCTCAGGCATTGCGACCGCTAACCAAGATGTCAGGCGAAGCACAAAAAATCGCTGGTGCCGATTTTCAAACACGGCTTCCCGTCCATCCGTCGAAAGACGAATTGTCCAACCTGGGAACCGTATTCAATCGACTGCTCGATAGGCAACAAATCGCGTTTGAGCAGCAGCGACGATTTGCGGGCGATGCGGCGCACGAACTGCGAACGCCGCTGACCGTGTTGCTTGGACACATTGATATCACCTTGCGACGAACGCGAACCGAAGCGGAATACACGTCGAACCTGCAGTTGCTGCGAAAGCAAACGATCTCGCTACAAGAGATCGTCGAGTCGTTGTTGTTTCTCGCCCGCAGCGACGAGGATGGGGTGCTGCCGCGAAGCGAATCATGGGTCATTTCCGAGTGGCTCGATTCGCACTGGGACTCGCGACCGCACGTTCCTCGTCAAGCCGATTTGGAGCTGGATAACCAACTCGATGACGACACGCAAATCGCTGCTCCGGCGTCGTTGTTGTCGCGTGTTTTGGACAATTTGGTTTCCAACGCGTTGAAGTACAGTCAGTCGGGAACGCGTGTTACCGTGGCGGCTAGCTGCGAGCAGGGTCAAGTTGTGATTCGCGTTTCGGATTCAGGAACCGGCATCGCCCAAGGTGATCTTGCTTCAATCTTTGATCCCTTCTTTCGAACGGCCGAAGCCCGAGGTGCGGGGATTACTGGAAACGGGTTGGGACTTGCGATTGCCAGCCGCATCGCAAAATCGCTGGGCGGATCGCTCGAGTGTGAAAGCAAGTTGGGCAAGGGCAGCACCTTTACGTTGCGACTGCCGCAGGCGTAG
- a CDS encoding autotransporter outer membrane beta-barrel domain-containing protein, producing MFRFLTTMTLIVCVTTAQAASPILINSSNTTLTQADGGNGYATVTVGAGESISAINVSTNSSYFHMGMSGGGENWHRDWNNEIGNLLDFGTASTADPGSYIFDWDLYSGEFTINFIFELPSFEAGQLLGSTSQAQFQNQNYQFQSLSRQITGMAGSFAGGAGSMDHVTLTAPPRTSSGDYAPVSLVSYEEPAVQQISYRSAPLTRGGWGGWMQGYGIGGSADGHLGVAGFDYGAAGTQLGLFRHVDAHTMVGFYGTYGYQNVSTDNGSEADVNSGMIGTFLHRNDHDGNYYTLAGNAAYDDYDTSRIGGITGNFDGVQTGTYLERGWNRTLGGVKVQPNVALQYVWVHQDDHVESGGASIDDVDAHSLRSMVGSNFYGNRHLNGYYGWRWTPNARASWMHEYLDPSTSVTGTQSGSSFATNGLDLGRDWALVGIGLQGNRNAALTLYGNYDLQVNDRSQFHTGSAGVVWTR from the coding sequence ATGTTCCGATTTTTGACCACGATGACGCTGATCGTCTGTGTGACAACAGCACAAGCGGCATCCCCCATCCTTATTAACTCGTCTAATACGACGCTGACGCAAGCTGACGGAGGTAATGGTTATGCAACCGTTACGGTGGGGGCTGGCGAGTCGATCTCGGCGATCAATGTGAGTACCAACAGTAGCTATTTTCATATGGGGATGAGTGGAGGCGGTGAAAATTGGCACCGAGATTGGAACAACGAGATTGGCAATCTGCTGGATTTTGGAACCGCATCCACAGCTGACCCTGGCTCCTACATCTTCGACTGGGATTTGTATTCTGGTGAATTCACCATCAACTTCATCTTTGAGCTGCCCTCGTTTGAAGCGGGCCAATTGCTCGGCAGCACCTCGCAGGCTCAGTTCCAGAACCAAAACTATCAGTTCCAATCGCTGAGCCGTCAAATCACCGGCATGGCAGGTAGCTTCGCTGGCGGTGCAGGCTCGATGGACCATGTCACGCTCACTGCTCCGCCACGTACCTCTAGCGGTGATTACGCACCGGTTAGTCTGGTCAGTTACGAGGAACCGGCCGTCCAGCAGATCAGCTACCGAAGTGCGCCGCTGACGCGAGGCGGTTGGGGTGGTTGGATGCAAGGCTACGGGATCGGCGGCAGCGCCGATGGCCATCTCGGAGTGGCGGGATTCGACTACGGTGCCGCAGGCACGCAACTGGGGCTCTTCCGCCACGTTGATGCTCATACGATGGTGGGCTTCTATGGCACGTACGGCTATCAAAACGTCAGCACGGACAACGGTTCCGAAGCGGACGTCAACAGCGGGATGATTGGCACATTCTTGCACCGCAACGATCACGATGGCAACTACTACACGTTGGCCGGCAACGCGGCGTACGACGACTACGACACATCCCGCATCGGTGGCATCACCGGCAACTTTGACGGCGTGCAAACTGGCACCTACCTGGAACGCGGTTGGAATCGCACCCTCGGTGGCGTGAAGGTTCAACCCAATGTTGCCCTGCAATACGTGTGGGTCCACCAAGACGACCATGTGGAGTCCGGTGGAGCATCGATCGACGATGTCGATGCCCATTCGCTCCGCAGCATGGTTGGCTCGAACTTTTATGGCAACCGTCACCTGAACGGCTATTACGGTTGGCGTTGGACACCCAATGCCCGGGCTTCGTGGATGCATGAGTATCTGGATCCATCGACCAGCGTCACCGGCACCCAGAGCGGATCGAGTTTTGCAACCAACGGCTTGGACCTGGGCCGCGACTGGGCATTGGTAGGCATCGGGTTGCAAGGCAATCGCAACGCGGCGCTAACGCTATACGGCAACTATGATCTGCAGGTCAACGACCGTAGCCAATTCCACACCGGCAGCGCCGGCGTGGTTTGGACGCGATAA